A region from the Haloarcula limicola genome encodes:
- a CDS encoding cytochrome c oxidase subunit 3 has translation MAEATEVASEHAGDEEEEHAHESRWPLPAAIGAGALYLGAGLYFMGQNLVPSVIPVALVAVGALGLLGGLAGWANEAFIADYRRSHGGDSGVLRMGMILFLVSDVATFSAGFVYYAFIRVGAWPPEHLPSLLGSLVIINTALLVASSFTLHYGHEALESGNRRRFLGLMGATLLLGVVFLGGQAYEYYELLVAEGFTLSTGILGSAFFGLTGLHGLHVALGVLLIGIAFGRALKGHYSAERDTAIQTTSLYWHFVDAVWIFLVLVLYVGASI, from the coding sequence ATGGCCGAGGCCACCGAAGTGGCGAGCGAGCACGCAGGCGACGAGGAGGAGGAACACGCCCACGAGAGCCGCTGGCCGCTGCCGGCGGCGATCGGGGCCGGCGCGCTGTATCTCGGCGCTGGTCTCTACTTCATGGGGCAGAATCTGGTGCCGTCGGTCATCCCGGTCGCCCTCGTCGCCGTCGGCGCGCTCGGTCTCCTCGGCGGGCTCGCCGGGTGGGCCAACGAGGCGTTCATCGCGGACTACCGCCGCTCGCACGGCGGCGACTCGGGCGTCCTGCGGATGGGGATGATACTGTTTCTGGTCTCGGACGTGGCGACGTTCTCGGCGGGGTTCGTCTACTACGCGTTCATCCGCGTCGGCGCGTGGCCGCCCGAGCACCTCCCGTCACTCCTGGGGTCGCTCGTCATTATCAACACCGCGTTGCTGGTGGCGAGCAGCTTCACGCTGCACTACGGCCACGAGGCGCTGGAATCGGGGAACAGACGGCGGTTTCTCGGGCTCATGGGCGCGACGCTACTGCTCGGAGTCGTCTTCCTCGGCGGGCAGGCCTACGAGTACTACGAGCTGCTCGTCGCGGAGGGCTTTACCCTCTCGACGGGGATTCTCGGAAGCGCCTTCTTCGGCCTGACTGGACTGCACGGCCTCCACGTCGCGCTCGGCGTCCTCCTCATCGGTATCGCCTTCGGGCGGGCGCTCAAGGGCCACTACTCTGCGGAGCGCGACACCGCCATCCAGACGACGTCGCTGTACTGGCACTTCGTCGACGCCGTCTGGATCTTCCTCGTCCTCGTGCTGTACGTCGGCGCGTCGATATAG
- a CDS encoding CDC48 family AAA ATPase, whose amino-acid sequence MKLTVKPLKQKDAGRGLAAIDRAAMSEMDLENGDYIVLEGKQGQRAVARVWPGYPEDEANGIVRIDGQLRQEAGVGIDDSVTVEKADVKPATAITVALPQNLRVRGNVGPMIRNNLSGQAVTQGQTVPVSFGLGPLSSMSGQKIPLKIAETDPSGTVVVTDSTDIQVSEKPAEQIRGGEEGTSDRESPDVAYEDIGGLDDELEQVREMIELPMRHPELFQQLGIEPPKGVLLHGPPGTGKTLMAKAVANEIDAYFTTISGPEIMSKYYGESEEQLREIFEEAEEQAPAIVFIDEIDSIAPKRGETQGDVERRVVAQLLSLMDGLEERGQVIVIGATNRVDAIDPALRRGGRFDREIEIGVPDKEGRKEILQVHTRGMPVADDIDLDGYAESTHGFVGADLEQLTKEGAMNALRRIRPELDLESDEIDAEVLEKLEVTEDDFRDAMKGIEPSALREVFVEVPDVTWDSVGGLEDTKERLRETIQWPLEYTEVFESMDLEAAKGVLLYGPPGTGKTLLAKAVANEAQSNFISVKGPELLNKFVGESEKGVREVFSKARENAPTVVFFDEIDSIAGERGSGGFDSGVGERVVSQLLTELDGIEEMEDVVVVATTNRPDLIDDALLRPGRLDRHVHVPVPDEAARRAIFGVHTRDKPLAEGIDLDSLARRTEGYVGADIEAVCREASMAATREFINNVDPEDIGDSVSNVRVTMDHFEHALDEVGPSVTEETRERYDEIEQRFDTAEPSLGDDEKVSRTFQ is encoded by the coding sequence ATGAAACTCACCGTCAAACCACTCAAGCAGAAGGACGCAGGGCGCGGACTCGCGGCCATCGACCGGGCCGCGATGAGCGAGATGGACCTCGAGAACGGCGACTACATCGTTCTCGAAGGCAAGCAGGGGCAGCGCGCCGTCGCGCGCGTCTGGCCCGGTTACCCCGAGGACGAGGCTAACGGCATCGTCCGCATCGACGGGCAACTCCGCCAGGAGGCCGGCGTCGGTATCGACGACAGCGTCACCGTCGAGAAGGCCGACGTGAAGCCGGCGACGGCCATCACCGTCGCACTCCCGCAGAACCTCCGGGTCCGCGGGAACGTCGGTCCCATGATCCGGAACAACCTCAGCGGGCAGGCCGTCACCCAGGGCCAGACCGTCCCCGTGAGCTTCGGGCTCGGCCCGCTCTCGTCGATGTCGGGCCAGAAGATCCCGCTGAAGATCGCCGAGACCGACCCCTCCGGAACGGTCGTAGTCACGGACTCGACTGATATCCAGGTCAGCGAGAAGCCCGCCGAACAGATCCGCGGCGGCGAGGAGGGCACGTCCGATCGCGAGTCGCCCGACGTGGCCTACGAGGACATCGGCGGCCTCGACGACGAGCTCGAACAGGTCCGCGAGATGATCGAGCTGCCGATGCGCCACCCCGAGCTGTTCCAGCAGCTCGGCATCGAACCGCCGAAGGGCGTCCTCCTGCACGGCCCGCCGGGCACGGGGAAGACCCTCATGGCGAAGGCCGTCGCCAACGAGATAGACGCCTACTTCACGACCATCTCCGGCCCGGAGATCATGTCGAAGTACTACGGCGAGAGCGAGGAGCAGCTCCGCGAGATCTTCGAGGAGGCCGAGGAGCAGGCCCCGGCCATCGTCTTCATCGACGAGATCGACTCCATCGCCCCCAAGCGCGGCGAGACCCAGGGCGACGTGGAACGGCGCGTCGTGGCCCAGCTGCTCTCGCTGATGGACGGCCTCGAAGAGCGCGGCCAGGTCATCGTCATCGGCGCGACCAACCGCGTCGACGCCATCGACCCCGCGCTGCGCCGCGGGGGCCGCTTCGACCGCGAGATCGAGATCGGCGTCCCGGACAAGGAAGGACGCAAAGAGATCCTGCAGGTCCACACCCGCGGGATGCCCGTCGCCGACGACATCGACCTGGACGGCTACGCCGAGAGCACGCACGGCTTCGTCGGTGCCGACCTCGAACAGTTGACCAAGGAGGGCGCGATGAACGCGCTCCGGCGCATCCGCCCGGAGCTCGACCTCGAATCCGACGAGATCGACGCCGAGGTGCTCGAGAAACTGGAGGTCACCGAGGACGACTTCAGGGACGCGATGAAGGGCATCGAGCCCTCCGCGCTCCGCGAGGTGTTCGTCGAGGTCCCCGACGTCACGTGGGACTCCGTCGGCGGCTTAGAGGACACCAAGGAGCGGCTCCGCGAGACCATCCAGTGGCCGCTCGAATACACCGAGGTGTTCGAGTCGATGGACCTCGAAGCCGCGAAGGGCGTCCTGCTGTACGGCCCGCCGGGCACGGGGAAGACCCTGCTGGCGAAGGCCGTCGCCAACGAGGCCCAGTCGAACTTCATCTCCGTGAAGGGGCCGGAACTGCTGAACAAGTTCGTCGGCGAGTCCGAGAAGGGCGTCCGCGAGGTGTTCAGCAAGGCCCGCGAGAACGCCCCGACGGTGGTGTTCTTCGACGAGATCGACTCCATCGCCGGTGAGCGCGGGAGCGGCGGGTTCGACTCCGGCGTCGGCGAACGGGTCGTCTCGCAGCTGCTGACCGAACTCGACGGCATCGAGGAGATGGAGGACGTCGTCGTGGTCGCCACGACCAACCGGCCCGACCTCATCGACGACGCGCTCCTGCGCCCGGGACGCCTGGACCGCCACGTCCACGTGCCGGTGCCCGACGAGGCCGCCCGGCGCGCCATCTTCGGCGTGCACACCCGCGATAAACCGCTGGCCGAGGGCATCGACCTCGACAGCCTCGCCCGCCGGACCGAGGGCTACGTCGGTGCCGACATCGAGGCGGTCTGCCGCGAGGCGTCGATGGCCGCGACCCGCGAGTTCATCAACAACGTCGACCCCGAGGACATCGGCGACTCGGTCTCGAACGTCCGCGTGACGATGGACCACTTCGAGCACGCGCTCGACGAGGTCGGCCCCAGCGTCACCGAGGAGACCCGCGAGCGCTACGACGAGATCGAACAGCGCTTCGACACCGCGGAGCCCTCGCTGGGCGACGACGAGAAGGTCAGCCGGACGTTCCAATAG
- a CDS encoding DUF7127 family protein: MNSEQQLFDETPLRRFEYEDGVVLAADVGAADDASVDVVDGTVIVVRDDEQYERELPEAAEARAFINNGVLTIEVSDEESDI, encoded by the coding sequence ATGAATTCAGAACAGCAGTTGTTCGACGAGACGCCCCTCCGCCGGTTCGAGTACGAAGACGGCGTCGTGCTCGCGGCGGACGTGGGAGCCGCCGACGACGCCAGCGTGGACGTCGTCGACGGCACGGTCATCGTCGTCCGCGACGACGAGCAGTACGAGCGGGAACTCCCCGAGGCCGCCGAGGCACGAGCGTTTATCAACAACGGCGTCCTCACTATCGAAGTGTCGGACGAGGAGAGTGATATCTGA
- a CDS encoding alpha/beta fold hydrolase: protein MKTVAHDGRTTAYRVVEGEGSGHTALYVHGSGGTHRVWANQYAPDGPVRPAAAIDLSGHGESEDVETPPGTDTLTAYASDVVAVAREVDANVLVGNSLGGAVAQWVALETDWRPDALVLAGSGPSLPVYDALREWLDGDFDRAVEFLHGRDRLFHSTDETLLSRSREQMRAVGRAVTRRDFLTCHEFDVTDRLGGIDAPTLALCGEHDKLTPRDYHELLAAEIPGGEFAVVPDAAHLAMLERPAVFNEAVADFLRSRPGVGED, encoded by the coding sequence ATGAAAACGGTCGCCCACGATGGACGGACGACGGCGTATCGGGTAGTCGAGGGCGAGGGATCGGGACACACCGCTCTCTACGTCCACGGTAGCGGCGGGACTCACCGGGTATGGGCCAATCAGTACGCGCCAGACGGTCCCGTCCGTCCGGCCGCCGCGATCGACCTGAGCGGGCACGGGGAGTCCGAGGACGTGGAGACGCCGCCGGGGACAGACACTTTGACCGCGTACGCGAGCGATGTCGTCGCCGTCGCCCGGGAAGTGGACGCGAACGTCCTCGTCGGCAACTCGTTGGGCGGGGCCGTCGCCCAGTGGGTGGCGCTGGAGACCGACTGGCGACCTGACGCGCTCGTGTTAGCGGGCTCGGGACCGTCACTCCCGGTCTACGACGCGCTCAGGGAGTGGCTGGACGGCGACTTCGACCGGGCCGTCGAGTTCCTCCACGGCCGGGACCGACTCTTCCACTCAACGGACGAGACGCTCCTCTCCCGGTCGCGAGAACAGATGCGAGCGGTCGGCCGGGCCGTCACGCGTCGGGACTTCCTGACGTGCCACGAGTTCGACGTCACCGACCGCCTCGGCGGGATCGACGCGCCGACGCTCGCGCTGTGCGGCGAACACGACAAACTCACGCCGCGGGACTACCACGAGCTGCTGGCCGCCGAGATCCCGGGCGGGGAGTTCGCGGTCGTCCCCGACGCCGCGCACCTCGCCATGCTCGAACGGCCGGCGGTCTTCAACGAGGCCGTCGCCGACTTCCTGCGGTCCCGTCCGGGTGTCGGCGAGGACTGA
- a CDS encoding protein sorting system archaetidylserine synthase (This PssA-like phosphatidyltransferase, along with a PssD-like decarboxylase, is required in Haloarchaea for the archaeosortase ArtA to replace the PGF-CTERM sorting signal with a C-terminal lipid anchor.) has product MGFEVQRRLSVADGVTLVNAVVGFVAGAVAFTDLHLAARLLLLSVIVDALDGIVARNGDSSEVGPLLDSITDVVSFGVTPSLFVYVLLTGRFGNITGADPLTFVAVSVVASLYAVLSIVRTAFYSTYFDGPNERPGMPNSLGAIVLATAYLAGITSPVLLAAAVTVLAVAQVAPFDYPKPGVKTVVPMGVVLFLSVVAPTAFGRAGPRIMLGIALLFFAFSPRYY; this is encoded by the coding sequence ATGGGATTCGAGGTACAGCGCCGACTCAGTGTCGCCGACGGCGTGACGCTGGTCAACGCCGTCGTCGGGTTCGTCGCCGGGGCCGTCGCCTTCACCGACCTCCATCTCGCCGCTCGCCTCCTCCTGCTCTCGGTCATCGTCGACGCGTTGGACGGTATCGTCGCCCGGAACGGCGACAGCTCCGAGGTCGGGCCGCTGCTCGACTCCATCACGGACGTCGTCTCCTTCGGCGTCACGCCGAGCCTGTTCGTCTACGTCCTGCTGACCGGCCGGTTCGGAAATATCACGGGCGCGGACCCGCTGACGTTCGTCGCCGTCTCGGTGGTCGCATCGCTCTACGCAGTCCTCTCCATCGTCCGCACGGCCTTCTACTCGACGTACTTCGACGGGCCTAACGAGCGACCGGGAATGCCGAACTCGCTCGGCGCGATCGTTCTGGCCACCGCCTATCTCGCCGGTATCACGAGCCCCGTGCTACTCGCCGCGGCGGTCACCGTCCTGGCGGTCGCGCAGGTCGCGCCGTTCGACTACCCCAAACCCGGGGTGAAGACGGTCGTGCCGATGGGCGTGGTGCTGTTCCTCTCTGTCGTCGCGCCGACGGCGTTCGGACGGGCCGGCCCGCGCATCATGCTCGGTATCGCCCTGCTGTTCTTCGCGTTCTCGCCGCGGTACTACTGA
- a CDS encoding metal-dependent hydrolase produces the protein MPSLVVHYAFVGLLAATLLGAAFDRRSLLLSLVVVTIPDIDAFIALFSRAGHRTATTNLVIPAILALVLAADLYWRDESYVRTRWGAYGVRVAWFCIVVYAVGHVLFDTVTGGANLLWPIHDEFYVFRGRLELSTRRGIVQTFVEWKPNSGGGSSPSLKSIGNTSTVQMDTGVDPNPGRAEPENVDRIFPVVRGGWQLYVLVTGTLATAARFVVGYDLPEE, from the coding sequence ATGCCATCGCTGGTCGTCCACTACGCGTTCGTCGGTCTGCTGGCGGCGACGCTGCTCGGCGCGGCGTTCGATAGGCGGTCGCTCCTCCTCTCGCTCGTCGTCGTGACGATTCCCGACATCGACGCGTTCATCGCGCTGTTCTCGCGAGCGGGCCATCGGACCGCGACGACGAACCTCGTCATCCCCGCGATACTCGCGCTCGTCCTCGCGGCCGACCTCTACTGGCGAGACGAATCGTACGTGCGTACGCGGTGGGGGGCCTACGGCGTCCGCGTCGCGTGGTTCTGCATCGTCGTCTACGCCGTCGGCCACGTCCTCTTCGACACCGTCACCGGCGGTGCGAACCTCCTCTGGCCGATCCACGACGAGTTCTACGTGTTCAGGGGGCGACTCGAACTCTCGACCCGGCGCGGCATCGTCCAGACGTTCGTGGAGTGGAAACCCAATTCCGGCGGCGGGAGCAGTCCCTCGTTGAAGTCGATCGGCAACACGAGCACCGTCCAGATGGACACCGGCGTCGACCCCAATCCCGGACGGGCGGAGCCGGAGAACGTGGACCGGATCTTCCCCGTCGTCCGCGGCGGCTGGCAGCTGTACGTCCTCGTCACTGGGACGCTGGCGACGGCCGCCCGCTTCGTCGTCGGCTACGACCTCCCCGAGGAGTGA
- a CDS encoding DUF7504 family protein: protein MRSDEDAVGVADGLGLETGQQALLSIDSMQSPLRELPPSAYANLLVVASTTPATVAGELSAAGADLRTVGQIPISGSESNYDGPMWTCDPLVPDDLTGLSMRLSRGLDALGAGRGWVLFENLNVFLLYASEDRVVRFLDHAATLARERDIRGVYALVRDAVDDETYARLRRTVDVERDCR from the coding sequence GTGCGTAGCGACGAGGACGCCGTCGGCGTCGCCGACGGGCTCGGGCTGGAGACGGGCCAACAGGCGCTGTTATCGATCGACTCGATGCAGTCGCCGCTCAGAGAGTTGCCGCCGAGTGCCTACGCCAACCTGCTGGTCGTCGCATCGACGACACCGGCGACCGTCGCCGGCGAACTGTCGGCGGCGGGAGCCGACTTACGCACCGTGGGTCAGATCCCGATCTCGGGGTCGGAGTCGAACTACGACGGGCCGATGTGGACCTGTGACCCGCTCGTCCCCGACGACCTGACCGGGTTGAGCATGCGTCTCTCTCGCGGTCTCGACGCGCTGGGTGCGGGACGCGGCTGGGTGCTCTTCGAGAACCTCAACGTCTTCCTGCTGTACGCCAGCGAGGACCGCGTCGTCCGCTTCCTCGACCACGCCGCGACGCTGGCCCGCGAGCGCGACATCCGCGGCGTGTACGCGCTCGTCAGGGACGCCGTCGACGACGAGACGTACGCCCGACTCAGGCGGACGGTCGACGTCGAGCGAGACTGCCGTTGA
- a CDS encoding SRPBCC domain-containing protein, whose protein sequence is MTEIAAGIDVPATPATVWEVLTDVSAYRRWNTLLSVRGEFAVGETVDARLSVPGLPTVSFAPEITVVDPRRELSWRSTLFGVDAEHRFPLEPTAGGCRFVQRETVDGPLAARLADRFDRRLVRGFEQMNVGLRRRATELQ, encoded by the coding sequence ATGACGGAGATCGCGGCCGGTATCGACGTTCCCGCGACACCAGCCACGGTCTGGGAGGTGCTGACCGACGTCTCCGCGTATCGCCGCTGGAACACGCTGCTGTCGGTTCGCGGCGAGTTCGCCGTCGGCGAAACGGTCGACGCGAGGCTCTCGGTCCCGGGACTGCCGACGGTGTCGTTCGCTCCGGAGATCACGGTCGTCGACCCGCGGCGAGAGCTCAGCTGGCGGTCGACGCTGTTCGGCGTCGACGCCGAGCACCGGTTCCCGCTCGAACCGACGGCCGGCGGCTGTCGGTTCGTCCAGCGAGAGACCGTCGACGGTCCCCTCGCGGCCCGTCTCGCGGACCGGTTCGACCGGCGACTGGTTCGCGGGTTCGAGCAGATGAACGTCGGTCTCCGTCGGCGCGCGACCGAACTGCAGTAA